A part of Dethiosulfovibrio salsuginis genomic DNA contains:
- the hydE gene encoding [FeFe] hydrogenase H-cluster radical SAM maturase HydE — MTDRETAILVAQADRVRREKYGDGVWVRGLLEYTNRCSQNCLYCGLRRDNREIRRYSMDEDEILKAAERGYRAGFRTLVLQGGEDPDWTASRLCRTVESIKSRFDVAVTLSCGIFGAEDYRSMASAGVNRFLMRFETSDQELHRKLRDGVTLSRRIQALSDLREAGIELGSGFMVGLPGETEEIRQGNLALCRDLGLDMVGIGPFIPNPQTPLGQCSPGAMEDVVKMTALLRLTLPYANIPATTAAGSLCSNGREAMLGAGANVLMPNITPPCYRDHYQLYPGKTSLKMDHLPELEEIDRSLREIGRHMDMGRGDSLSIGLRSS, encoded by the coding sequence ATGACCGACAGGGAGACCGCCATACTGGTGGCCCAGGCCGACAGGGTCAGGCGGGAAAAGTACGGCGACGGGGTGTGGGTGAGGGGGCTTCTGGAGTACACAAACCGGTGCAGCCAAAACTGCCTATACTGCGGCCTTAGGCGGGATAACAGGGAGATCCGCCGCTACTCTATGGACGAGGACGAGATCCTGAAGGCGGCGGAGAGAGGGTACAGGGCGGGGTTCAGGACCCTGGTGCTCCAGGGGGGCGAAGACCCCGACTGGACCGCATCCAGGCTCTGCCGGACCGTTGAGTCCATAAAGAGCCGTTTCGATGTGGCGGTGACGTTGAGCTGCGGCATATTCGGGGCGGAGGACTATCGGTCCATGGCCTCGGCGGGGGTGAACCGCTTTCTGATGAGGTTTGAGACCTCCGACCAGGAGCTCCACCGAAAGCTGAGAGACGGTGTAACCCTTTCAAGAAGGATACAGGCCCTGTCTGACCTGAGGGAGGCGGGGATAGAGCTGGGATCGGGCTTCATGGTGGGCCTCCCTGGTGAGACCGAGGAGATCCGACAGGGCAACCTGGCCCTGTGTCGGGATCTGGGGTTGGATATGGTGGGGATCGGTCCTTTCATCCCCAACCCCCAGACGCCCCTGGGCCAGTGCTCTCCTGGGGCGATGGAGGATGTGGTCAAAATGACCGCCCTCCTCAGGTTGACCCTCCCTTACGCCAACATCCCAGCGACCACCGCCGCAGGTTCCCTGTGCTCCAACGGCAGGGAGGCCATGCTAGGGGCGGGGGCCAACGTCCTTATGCCCAACATAACCCCTCCATGCTACAGGGACCACTATCAGCTCTACCCCGGCAAGACATCCCTCAAGATGGACCATCTGCCGGAGCTTGAGGAGATAGACCGCTCTCTAAGGGAGATAGGTCGACACATGGACATGGGAAGAGGGGATTCCCTTTCGATAGGTTTAAGGTCGTCATAG
- a CDS encoding methyl-accepting chemotaxis protein — MTLKKRLVTMALSVCFSMAALAFFSSQGARSTLVDLLDSGQVRESRGAAAAVSNWFKSLENVVTTGANNLSFMIEDLGLLPGTAGNYMRNLTEASRPMGLTDLYLALPSGQFLDGGDWFSEDDYDPRVEHWYVSAESSGSAVLSSPWVSPRLDEPVMTLSVPVYSLYQEGRLLGVMGADIPISALDAVIPSDGAILLGSSGEVLAGSAEEKVLSAALDLHGKDSPSGLDLRSEGKASQIFSFPLPRGMSLIMVSDRDAVFAPLRRMDRIRWTLVSVAVVLLGVGLGLFCRKFMSQIGLLTSVAEAAIQGDLTVRCSMTGSDELSRVSQALDCLIDFQRDVLRSLKEGNGSIMSSSSGLSAIAVRVESVTAGLQEASAVLVESMGDSIEAVQTAEEGACSVTEGAKQVAYLAEETKRSSDRTFEQARTARGLAQENGEGVEVMSKDFLSVSDISEDLRQGAQGIEAFVATIGDIADQTNLLALNAAIEAARAGEAGKGFSVVAGEIRALSEQSRDAAKRIRDLSSSMVRGVGQLSEIASDGGSVGQANLERSRMLYKALEAIAAEAADVSAKAAEVLDSSENQTRSNGQVSSMLSSLCEVAKRSMARATDLENSVMALLEGVSGLGRENGTLVELAGRQEGLIGRHRL; from the coding sequence AACGATGGCCCTATCGGTATGCTTTTCCATGGCGGCATTGGCTTTTTTCTCCTCCCAGGGAGCCAGATCTACCCTGGTAGATCTTCTGGACAGCGGTCAGGTCCGTGAGAGCAGAGGAGCGGCAGCGGCGGTCTCAAACTGGTTTAAATCCCTGGAGAACGTGGTCACCACCGGGGCTAACAACCTTTCTTTCATGATAGAGGACCTGGGGCTACTTCCGGGGACCGCGGGAAACTACATGAGAAACCTTACCGAGGCCTCTCGTCCCATGGGGCTTACAGACCTGTACCTAGCGTTGCCAAGCGGTCAGTTCCTGGACGGAGGGGACTGGTTTTCCGAGGACGATTACGACCCAAGAGTCGAACATTGGTACGTTTCTGCGGAGAGTTCCGGTTCTGCGGTGCTTTCCTCTCCCTGGGTCTCTCCCAGGCTCGATGAGCCGGTTATGACATTGTCGGTGCCGGTCTACTCTCTCTACCAGGAAGGCAGGCTTTTAGGGGTTATGGGAGCGGACATACCTATATCCGCCCTTGATGCGGTGATTCCCTCGGATGGGGCGATTCTCCTGGGATCCTCCGGTGAGGTGCTGGCGGGCTCGGCGGAGGAAAAGGTGCTGTCAGCTGCGTTGGACCTTCACGGCAAAGACTCTCCGTCCGGTTTGGATCTGAGGTCGGAAGGTAAGGCATCACAGATATTTTCCTTTCCTCTACCGAGAGGAATGTCTTTGATAATGGTGTCCGACAGAGACGCCGTGTTCGCACCTCTCCGTAGAATGGACCGAATCCGGTGGACGCTGGTATCCGTGGCGGTCGTCCTGCTAGGCGTAGGTCTGGGACTATTCTGTCGAAAATTCATGTCCCAGATAGGGCTTTTGACCTCCGTCGCCGAGGCGGCCATCCAGGGGGACCTCACCGTAAGGTGTTCGATGACCGGAAGCGACGAACTCTCCAGGGTATCGCAGGCACTGGACTGTCTCATAGACTTTCAGAGGGACGTCCTGAGATCGCTGAAAGAGGGTAACGGCAGCATAATGTCCAGCTCTTCCGGTCTTTCCGCCATAGCTGTAAGAGTGGAGTCGGTTACCGCAGGGCTTCAGGAGGCCAGTGCTGTGCTGGTGGAGTCCATGGGGGACAGCATAGAGGCGGTCCAGACCGCTGAAGAGGGAGCTTGTTCGGTGACCGAAGGAGCCAAACAGGTAGCTTATTTAGCGGAAGAGACCAAGAGATCCTCCGATCGAACCTTTGAGCAGGCTCGTACCGCCAGAGGCCTCGCTCAGGAAAACGGTGAAGGGGTGGAGGTCATGTCCAAGGACTTTCTCTCGGTGTCCGATATCTCCGAGGACCTCAGGCAGGGAGCTCAGGGAATCGAGGCTTTTGTGGCGACTATAGGGGATATAGCGGACCAGACGAACCTGCTGGCCCTGAACGCCGCCATAGAGGCAGCGAGAGCTGGCGAGGCGGGAAAGGGGTTTTCGGTGGTAGCAGGGGAGATCAGGGCCCTTTCGGAGCAGAGCCGGGATGCGGCCAAGAGGATCAGGGATCTTTCCTCGTCTATGGTCAGAGGGGTCGGTCAGCTCAGTGAAATAGCCTCCGACGGAGGTTCGGTCGGTCAGGCCAACCTGGAGAGATCTCGAATGCTGTATAAGGCTCTCGAAGCCATAGCCGCCGAGGCCGCCGACGTGAGCGCTAAGGCGGCGGAGGTTTTGGATAGCTCTGAGAACCAGACCAGAAGCAACGGTCAGGTCTCCTCTATGCTCTCTAGCCTGTGTGAGGTCGCAAAAAGGTCCATGGCGAGGGCCACGGACCTGGAGAACTCGGTTATGGCCCTGTTGGAAGGGGTGTCGGGCCTGGGCCGGGAAAACGGAACCCTTGTAGAGCTAGCTGGACGACAGGAGGGCCTTATCGGCCGTCATCGTCTATGA